From a region of the Takifugu flavidus isolate HTHZ2018 chromosome 18, ASM371156v2, whole genome shotgun sequence genome:
- the LOC130514542 gene encoding bcl-2-like protein 1: MSNRELVENYLIYKLSQKNYPGTLLRPKDASSGLLVDRESSGASPSAGTGREAVNAALRSMANKFEQDFIQLAGDLSSYVAMTRNQACFNKVMDDMFRGEINWGTVVGLFVVGGAICVQSVEGGASEPVCHIADWMAAYLDKRINPWIESQGGWDCFAAIYGEEACTKSGRKA; encoded by the exons ATGTCTAAtagagagctggtggagaacTATTTAATCTACAAACTCTCTCAGAAGAACTACCCAGGCACTCTGCTCAGACCAAAGGATGCTTCAAGCGGTTTGCTGGTCGACAGAGAGAGCAGTGGAGCGTCTCCATCCGCAGGTACTGGCAGAGAGGCTGTGAACGCAGCTCTTCGGAGCATGGCAAATAAGTTCGAGCAGGACTTTATTCAGCTAGCGGGTGACCTCTCCTCATACGTCGCCATGACTCGGAACCAGGCATGCTTTAACAAGGTGATGGATGACATGTTCAGGGGTGAAATCAACTGGGGAACAGTTGTGGGTCTTTTTGTCGTGGGCGGCGCCATTTGTGTGCAATCTGTTGAGGGAGGCGCAAGTGAACCGGTTTGCCACATTGCAGACTGGATGGCAGCTTACCTGGACAAACGGATTAACCCATGGATCGAGAGTCAAGGAGGATGG GATTGCTTTGCTGCCATTTATGGGGAAGAAGCCTGCACAAAGTCAGGAAGAAAGGCGTAA